Proteins encoded together in one Planctopirus ephydatiae window:
- the pduL gene encoding phosphate propanoyltransferase, with protein sequence MSSDSVVAGNISRADVERVVRAVLTRQLAGATTSSDSVSLAGGPPNPLVVNISARHVHLTEEHVEVLFGKGVKLEPMKWLYQDGYYAAKQTVTIFGPRRRMIPDVRVLGPCRNASQVELAFTDGISLGIDLPVRISGDHHDTVGCVLVGPAGVVELKSGVIRAMRHVHMSPADCAYYGVKNGDEMDLKIHSGPCTTTLEHVTVREDKDVKLEVHIDTDEGNAVDLSHATKVELVKPVGCGCHSK encoded by the coding sequence ATGTCGTCTGATTCTGTGGTTGCAGGCAATATCTCTCGTGCTGATGTCGAGCGAGTGGTTCGAGCCGTACTCACCAGGCAATTGGCGGGAGCGACCACCTCCTCGGATTCCGTCTCTTTGGCTGGCGGGCCTCCTAACCCCCTGGTTGTCAATATCTCCGCCCGGCATGTGCATCTCACTGAAGAACATGTTGAAGTTCTGTTTGGCAAAGGTGTCAAACTCGAGCCCATGAAGTGGCTCTATCAGGATGGCTACTACGCCGCCAAGCAGACGGTCACCATCTTTGGGCCTCGTCGCCGAATGATTCCTGATGTTCGTGTGTTAGGCCCGTGCCGCAATGCTTCGCAGGTCGAACTGGCTTTCACCGATGGTATTTCGCTCGGGATTGATCTCCCGGTGCGGATCAGTGGGGATCACCATGACACGGTCGGTTGTGTGCTGGTAGGTCCTGCCGGTGTGGTGGAACTCAAGTCGGGTGTCATTCGCGCTATGCGGCATGTCCACATGAGCCCGGCTGACTGTGCTTACTACGGTGTGAAAAATGGCGACGAAATGGATCTTAAAATCCATTCCGGCCCCTGCACCACCACTCTCGAACATGTCACGGTTCGTGAAGATAAAGACGTCAAACTGGAAGTTCATATTGATACGGATGAAGGCAACGCAGTTGATCTCTCGCATGCCACGAAGGTAGAGCTAGTTAAGCCAGTCGGTTGTGGTTGCCATTCAAAATAA
- a CDS encoding DeoR/GlpR family DNA-binding transcription regulator: protein MLLDQRRRHVLELIEEKGFISLHELATKTGVSESTLRRDLEYLDGIRQVRRTRGGAAYVGESVVSLEERSVTSLVEKQRIARSISETIGSGETVLLDGGTTTLEVARALIGKELQVVTNSLAIANLLVNSPGVELIFLGGYLHPKTGVTLGPLLNLALSQLQVPRMVFSVGGVTEKGLFNSNTLLVEAERRMIDAAERVVLAVDSRKFGKAALSPLCPLDRVHEIVTDEGIPEDWRKRIEDLGIELLIA from the coding sequence ATGCTGTTGGATCAACGCCGTCGACATGTGCTCGAACTTATTGAAGAAAAAGGCTTTATATCGCTTCATGAGCTTGCGACCAAAACCGGGGTCAGCGAGTCAACACTGAGGCGGGATTTGGAATATCTTGACGGAATTCGGCAGGTTCGCCGCACACGAGGCGGGGCTGCCTATGTCGGTGAATCGGTTGTTTCTCTGGAAGAGCGAAGTGTGACCTCTCTGGTCGAGAAGCAGAGAATTGCTCGTTCGATCTCGGAAACGATAGGAAGTGGTGAAACAGTCCTGCTCGATGGGGGAACGACGACGCTTGAGGTTGCTCGTGCCTTGATTGGTAAGGAGCTTCAAGTCGTGACCAATTCCCTGGCGATTGCCAATCTGCTGGTGAACAGCCCGGGTGTGGAATTGATTTTTTTAGGAGGGTATCTGCATCCCAAAACAGGTGTGACTTTAGGCCCACTCCTGAATTTGGCGTTATCGCAGTTGCAGGTTCCTCGCATGGTTTTCAGTGTCGGTGGCGTGACGGAGAAAGGCTTGTTTAACAGCAACACCCTCCTCGTTGAGGCCGAGCGGCGGATGATTGATGCCGCTGAACGAGTGGTGCTGGCAGTTGATAGTCGGAAGTTTGGAAAAGCAGCCCTCTCCCCACTCTGTCCACTCGACCGTGTTCATGAAATTGTGACAGACGAAGGGATTCCCGAAGATTGGCGAAAGCGGATTGAAGACTTGGGAATTGAACTGCTAATTGCGTGA
- the purN gene encoding phosphoribosylglycinamide formyltransferase — MPQGDSAGHQAVRLVVLISGGGTTLVNLCHRIAAGSLNAQIPLVISSRPDAGGIERARQHGLEVVVCHRKEFPSTSSHSEAIFQLCRLHQADLVICGGFLSLLEVPEDFRNRVLNIHPSLIPSFCGKGFYGHHVHEAAIQRGVQFSGCTIHFVDNEYDHGPIILQRVVPVLPDDTPDALAQRVFDAESEAYPEAIELVANHRVQIVGRRTMILP, encoded by the coding sequence ATGCCACAAGGAGATTCCGCCGGTCATCAGGCTGTTCGTCTGGTTGTCTTGATCTCCGGGGGCGGCACAACGCTTGTAAATCTCTGTCATCGAATTGCAGCGGGTTCCCTCAATGCCCAGATTCCACTGGTTATCAGCAGTCGTCCTGATGCGGGTGGTATCGAAAGAGCCCGACAGCATGGACTGGAAGTCGTGGTCTGCCATCGAAAGGAGTTCCCTTCCACGAGCAGTCACAGCGAAGCAATTTTTCAGCTATGCCGGTTGCATCAAGCCGATCTTGTCATTTGCGGCGGATTTCTCTCGCTTCTTGAAGTTCCAGAAGACTTTCGCAATCGAGTGCTGAACATCCACCCCTCCCTGATTCCTTCGTTTTGCGGCAAAGGGTTTTATGGGCATCATGTTCACGAAGCTGCGATTCAGCGAGGCGTCCAGTTTTCAGGATGCACAATCCACTTTGTCGACAATGAGTACGATCACGGCCCAATTATTCTCCAGCGGGTTGTCCCCGTTCTGCCGGATGATACGCCCGATGCCTTAGCCCAGCGTGTTTTTGATGCCGAGAGCGAAGCCTATCCGGAAGCCATTGAGCTGGTGGCAAACCATCGCGTGCAGATTGTTGGACGCCGGACGATGATTTTGCCCTAG